A genome region from Bradyrhizobium commune includes the following:
- a CDS encoding FkbM family methyltransferase — protein MNFDDAHFFIRCLRYRFHTERLALKTLASLDLRGATVVDVGANKGIYSFWLSRAVGRSGRVHAFEPQPEMVRYIQSRKQSFDLANVATWETALSDHYGDAQLTRQGIGVGSASLCQERSHPGDQLISVPLAVLDDFELPNLRFIKCDVEGHELSVLEGARRSIETHRPLVQFESVSADAGRLFSFFEELGYRGTMYLDDQYLPYSAGWQIPHPKFGLGGHRDFLFFPETAIGSTIPDSLYRRMTSSAQWADAITAPRVRAAS, from the coding sequence ATGAATTTTGATGACGCGCATTTTTTTATTCGGTGTTTGCGTTACAGGTTTCACACCGAAAGGCTGGCTCTGAAGACCTTGGCGTCGCTCGATCTCCGAGGGGCGACCGTGGTCGATGTCGGCGCAAACAAGGGCATCTATTCTTTTTGGCTATCCCGTGCGGTCGGGCGATCCGGGAGAGTGCACGCCTTCGAACCTCAGCCCGAGATGGTCAGATATATCCAATCCCGAAAACAGAGCTTCGACCTGGCCAACGTCGCAACCTGGGAGACCGCCCTGTCCGATCACTACGGCGACGCCCAACTCACACGGCAGGGCATTGGCGTCGGAAGCGCCTCATTGTGCCAGGAGCGGAGCCATCCCGGCGATCAACTGATCTCCGTCCCGCTCGCCGTTCTCGATGATTTCGAATTGCCGAATCTCAGGTTCATCAAATGCGACGTGGAAGGGCACGAGCTCAGCGTCCTCGAAGGCGCGAGGCGTTCGATCGAAACCCATCGTCCTCTCGTCCAGTTCGAGAGCGTCTCTGCGGACGCCGGCCGGCTGTTCTCGTTTTTCGAAGAGCTCGGCTATCGCGGCACCATGTATCTCGACGACCAGTACCTTCCGTACTCGGCCGGCTGGCAGATCCCACATCCAAAGTTTGGATTGGGCGGGCACAGGGATTTTCTATTTTTTCCGGAGACCGCAATCGGATCGACGATCCCCGACTCTCTCTATCGACGGATGACATCGTCAGCGCAATGGGCAGACGCGATCACCGCACCAAGAGTGCGAGCCGCCAGCTAA